One Arcobacter sp. FWKO B genomic window, GTGATACAAAAAATCTGTCATTGTAATATGATTTTTTTTGTGCATCATTTTTTGGTGAATATTCTCTCATTTATACCAACCTTTTTGGCTTTTGTGATTTAAAAATCGAGCCTCGTCTAATCTTTTTTTGTAACAACATTACAGCATATTGCAGTGTCTCTGGTCTTGGTGCACATCCTGGAAGATAAATATCAACTGGAATTACTCTATCAGCACCTTGAACAGTAGCATAAGTATTAAACATACCACCAGTATTTGCACAACTACCCATACTTATAACCCATTTAGGTTCAGGCATTTGATCATACAATCTTTTCAAAAACTCCGCATGTTTTTTTGTAAGTGTTCCAGCAATTACTAAAACATCAGCTTGTCTTGGAGATGCTCTAAAAATAGTACCAAATCTATCGAAGTCATATCTACTAGCACCACTTGCCATCATTTCAATAGCACAACATGCTAATCCATAAGTAAGAGGCCATAGAGAGTTACTTCTACCAAAATTTACTATTTTATCAACAGTTGTAAGAGCTATTGGTGCTCCACCATCTTGTAAATAATTTACTTTATGCTGTGCCATTCTAGTGCTCCTTTTCTCCACTCATATACAAATCCAATTGTTAGCAACAAGAGAAAGAAAATCATCGCAACAAAACCAAACCATCCAAGAACTTGGAAGTTAACTGCCCATGGAAACATAAAAATAATCTCCACATCAAACAAAATAAACAATAACGCCAACATATAAAATTGTGTTGAAATTTTGTTTGGTTGCTTCGTAACCTCTGGTCCACACTCATATATTGTACATTTTAACTTCTCGTGACTTAAGCTAGATAGCTTTCTACTTACAAATCTAGCAAGCATTGTTGTAGCAGTAAAAGCTACAAATGTGAGCAAGAACATCACAAATGCCCCAAAATATGGGTGTGCAAAATCCATGTGACTCATCTAATCCCCTTTAAGATTTTTTGTTTTTATCAAAAATTTAGTTTTGAGTTGACAAAACTTTGCTAAATCATAACAAAAATTAATTAAAGTAAAACTTAGACGATATTTGAAATATGTCCACAAAATGGAGTTGATACGAAATGAAACAATAAAAGTCTGTGGTAGCAACTTTTTAACACATCAAATAATATATTGTTAATAAGTCTTTAGTTTTTGAGTTTAGTTTTGTTACAGTAATTAATAAAAAAGGGATTAACCTTTTTTATTTTTGATAATTAAGATAAAAATCCTACAGATTTTTCACTATCAAATGTCCCTTTTTGCTCTTTTTTTATCTCTTCAATAACCAATTCATTTGAAAAAACTGGATTATCAATTGGAGCAATTTTATATGCAGCATTTTTAATAATTATCTCAATTTGCCCACCAGTAAGAGGGTATTTAGCAAGTGCATTTATATCAAAATCTTTACTAAAAGGGAGGTTTTTTGATAATAACATATTCCAAAGTTTTATTCTCTCTGCTTCACTAGGCTTTAAAAATTCTATTTTATAGTTAAATCTTCTACTAAATGCTTTATCTATTGATTCAAGAAGATTTGTAGTTGCTATCAATATGCCATCAAATCTCTCTATTTGTTCTAAAAATATATTTTGCATTTGATTATGCATTTTTTCACTTCCACTTTTTGCATCTTCTGTTCTAGTACTTAAAAATTGATCAGCCTCATTTAGTAAAAGTATAGGTTCTGTTTTTGAATTTTGTGCAATATTTTTATATGTATCAAAAATATTTCTTACATTTTTCTCACTTTCCCCAACATACATAGATAAAATTTTACTACAATCAAAACTTAAAACCTTTTTCTTCAAAGATTTTGCAAGGGCTAGCGATGTAAGTGTTTTTCCAGTTCCAGCTGCTCCATAAAAAATGATTTTTGCATCAATCCCTTTTTTCTTATCCTTAATACCCCACTCAATAAGTCTGTTTGTAACATTTTTATCAACTTGTTTAAGTAAACTTTCTAAGACTTCTTTTGTTTTTGGATTTAATATTACCTCATCAAGCCCTTTTTTAGGCTCAATCAATTCAAATATATTTTGTTCTTTTATAAGAGTGTCTATTTTTACTTTTTGGCTTCTTGTTTTTTTCTTATTTGGATGCGAAATTTTATATAATATCTCATCAGGAATGTAAAAATTTCTATTGATCCCACCAAAAGGGGTAAGCATCTCATCATAATCTACAAGAGAATTTGATATAAGCTTTCCACTCTCTTCTAGTAGTGAACGATGTTTTATTTTTTCATAATCATCTGCACTTACCAAATCTATTAGTGAATTCA contains:
- a CDS encoding NuoB/complex I 20 kDa subunit family protein, whose protein sequence is MAQHKVNYLQDGGAPIALTTVDKIVNFGRSNSLWPLTYGLACCAIEMMASGASRYDFDRFGTIFRASPRQADVLVIAGTLTKKHAEFLKRLYDQMPEPKWVISMGSCANTGGMFNTYATVQGADRVIPVDIYLPGCAPRPETLQYAVMLLQKKIRRGSIFKSQKPKRLV
- a CDS encoding NAD(P)H-quinone oxidoreductase subunit 3, yielding MSHMDFAHPYFGAFVMFLLTFVAFTATTMLARFVSRKLSSLSHEKLKCTIYECGPEVTKQPNKISTQFYMLALLFILFDVEIIFMFPWAVNFQVLGWFGFVAMIFFLLLLTIGFVYEWRKGALEWHSIK
- a CDS encoding ATP-binding protein — encoded protein: MTEVIKFLKSDNLESLDVFSQLKCSLDEAKILQYMLKQYIQGIDNILVVDVLGEFFDIKRFEHLEKIYLIKNLLELGWMVQSNFNHIKISELTKLELLNSSVSLSAALLKLLEDGSLEFVLPEVSPYSDHLEYLQDQFFKIDLAQKLNIVKHNFGESSPNINRLKSKLALLENRIKERVKVTNSSIMLEEFFKEYHLDEKEQMIFLALLKEEYAGNDESIRDMNSLIDLVSADDYEKIKHRSLLEESGKLISNSLVDYDEMLTPFGGINRNFYIPDEILYKISHPNKKKTRSQKVKIDTLIKEQNIFELIEPKKGLDEVILNPKTKEVLESLLKQVDKNVTNRLIEWGIKDKKKGIDAKIIFYGAAGTGKTLTSLALAKSLKKKVLSFDCSKILSMYVGESEKNVRNIFDTYKNIAQNSKTEPILLLNEADQFLSTRTEDAKSGSEKMHNQMQNIFLEQIERFDGILIATTNLLESIDKAFSRRFNYKIEFLKPSEAERIKLWNMLLSKNLPFSKDFDINALAKYPLTGGQIEIIIKNAAYKIAPIDNPVFSNELVIEEIKKEQKGTFDSEKSVGFLS